In the Methylosinus sp. LW4 genome, CCAAATACGAGACAGCTGCCAAAGATATTCTCGACAAGCAGAAGGCGATCATCGAGCAGATTCGCGAAAAGGCCAGCTTCTATTACAAGGAGCGCTACAATCCCGACGCGCGCGCCTCGATCTTCAAGCCCAAGAGCGAGTGGAACGCGCTCGACCGCTGGGTCAATTATCGAGCGGACATCGTCACCGATCAGCCGGCGCTGGCCAATTATCTGCGCGACATCGCCAATGATTTGCAGAGCCCCGACCATACGCCCGAGGCGGTGGCGAAATGGGCCGAATATCAGAAGCTCACGGAAGAGCTGAAGAAATTCGAGAAGCTCAAGCCGACGCGCGGAGCCGATACATTCACCGCGGCGACCGAGCTCGGACATTCCGACGCCCCTCCGACCTACATCTATTTCGGCGGCAATCACGAGCGTCCGCTCGATGAGGTGCAGCCGGCCTTCCCGGAGGCTTTCGCCAATGGCGAGACGCCCGCCATCACGCCGACGGCCACCTCCTCCGGCCGCCGCACGGCGCTCGCCAATTGGCTCACCAGCCCGAGCAATCCCTTGACCGCGCGCGTCTTCGTCAATCGCGTGTGGAACGAATATTTCGGCAAGGGCATCGTCGGCACGGTCAGCGACTTCGGCAAGGCCGGCGACAAGCCGAGCAATCCCGAGCTGCTCGACTATCTCGCCAGCAGCTTCGTCGACGGCGGCTGGAGCATAAAGAAGCTGCATCGCGAGATTCTGCTGTCGAGCGCCTATCGGCAATCGTCGGCGCATCGCGAGGATGTCGCTGCGGCCGATCCCGAGAACAAGCTGCTCGCCGTCTTCCCGCGCAAGCGCCTCGACGCCGAGCAGATTCGCGACTCCTTCCTGCAGGCGTCCGGCCGTCTCGAGGGCGCGATCGGCGGGCCGGCCGTCTATCCGCCGCTGCCGGCCAATCTCAATGTCGGCCCGGCCTGGGAGGCGTCCAATGATCCGCACGAGATCAATCGGCGCAGCCTCTATATTTTCGCGCGGCGGAGCGTTCCCTATCCGCTGCTCGAGACCTTCGACCTCAACAATCCGCAGCAGGCGCACAGCAAGCGCGACGTCACCACGACGCCGCTGCAAGCGCTGACGCTCGTCAATAATGATCTCGTCTTCCAATGGTCGCAGGCGCTCGCCGGCCGCGTCATTCGCGAGGCGGGAGCCGACGAGGGCGCGCGCATAGAACGGCTCTATCAGATTCTGTTCTCGCGCAGCCCCGACGCCTACGAGAAATCGCTGCTCCAGGCCTTTCTCGACGAGCATGAGAAGCTCATCGGATCCAAGCCCTCCGACGGCAAGTTCTCGATCGCCGTGCCGACCGGAAAGGACGTGAGCATCGCCAATCCGATCCGCGCCTCCGCCTTCGTCGACCTCGTGCATACGGTCGCGAATTCGAACGAGTTCATCTACCGCTTCTGAAAATCGCAAAGTTCATCTCGAAGAAAGGGAAAGACATCATGAGCAAGACGCGACGAGAATGGCTGTTCAACGCCGGATATGGCCTCGGCGGCGTGGCGCTGAACGGCTTCATGCCGGGCGGCGGCGTGTTCTCGGTTCCCCTCGCGCAGGCGGCGGCGACCTTCGTGGATCCGCTGTCCAAGAAGGAGCCGCATTTCGCGCCCAAGGTGAAGTCGGTCATTTGGCTGCATATGGATGGCGCGCCGAGCACGCTCGATCTCTATGATTATAAGCCCGAGCTCGTGCGCCTCGCCGGCCAGGAGGTTCCCGAGTCCTTCCTCAAGGGCCTTCAGGTCACCACCTCCGGCGGCGCCGGCAAGCTGTTCGCCTCCAAGCGCACATGGAAGCAATATGGCCAGAGCGGCGCGTGGTTCTCGGACCTGCTGCCCAATCTGGCGCAGCACGCCGACAAGATCACCTTCGTCAAGTCGAGCGTCACGGTCGGCGCGACGCATGACATTTCGATCTTGAAGCTCAACACCGGCGACGTCACGCCCGGCCGGCCGTCGCTCGGCGCCTGGATCACCTATGCGCTCGGCTCGGCGAATCCCGATCTGCCGCCCTATGTCGTGCTCTATAGCGGCAAGCGCGAGCCGCGCGGCGGCTCGGTGAATTGGAGCTCGGGATTCCTGCCCGCCGTCTATCAGGGCACCGCCTTCCGTCCCGGCGCGTCGCCGATCCTCAATCTCGACAAGCCGGAGCTGATCGCCGCCGCTCAGCAGCGCGACAATCTCGATCTCTTGCAGAAGCTCAACGAGCACAAGTCCGGCGCGCTTCCGTCCGACACCGAGCTGCAGGCGCGCACGCGCTCCTATGAGCTCGCCTATCGCATGGAGAGCTCGGCGCCGGAAGCGGTCGATCTCTCCAAGGAGACGGCGGCCACCAAGGCGCTCTACGGTCTCGATAATGACGCCACCAAGGACTATGGCACGGCGCTGCTGCGCGCCCGTCGTCTGGTCGAGCGCGGCGTGCGCTTCATCCAGGTCGTGTCCGGGCCGGTCGACGGCATCGCCGACGACAATAAGAACTGGGACGCGCATCGCAAGCTCGAGGAGAACCACGGCGCCAACACGCGGGCGATCGACAAGCCGATCGCCGGCCTGCTGGCCGATCTCGCGGCGCGGGGGCTGCTGGACGAGACGCTGATCGTGTGGACCTCGGAATTCGGCCGCACTTCCTATGGCCAGAGCGGCGACGGTCGCGATCACAACCCGTGGGGCTACACGCAATGGCTCGCCGGCGGCGGCTTGAAGCATGGCCTCACCTATGGCGCGACCGATGAGATCGGCCTGAAGACGGTCGAGAATCCCGTGGACACCTATGATCTGCATGCGACCGTGCTTCAGCTGCTCGGCCTCGATCATCTGAAGACCGTCTATCTTCGCGCCGGCCGCGCCGAACGGCCCACGGTCGTCTACGGCAAGGTCGTCGGCGACATTCTGGCCTGACGAACGCTTCTGAAATTGCGGACGTGAGGCTCTCGATCCTCCGGGATCGCGAGCCTCATTGAGACGTAGCAATGCTACTATCCATCTGTAT is a window encoding:
- a CDS encoding DUF1549 and DUF1553 domain-containing protein — translated: MRKSLKRAYFTLLLSASWAAVTLAAETNSIEAPARTGSSTRPHWSYLPVHPPASPSVANKKWVRSPIDAFILAKIEAAKLSPSQDADRASFIRRATLDVWGLIPEPEEVAAFVNDASPDAYEKVIDRLLASPRYGERQARRWLDLARYADSAGFQGDVTRPNFFRYRDYVVQSFNEDKPYSRFIQEQIAADEIAPGDQKALVATGFLASYTDNPNARDLIGRKYQITTDITDTIGTAILGTTVGCARCHNHKSDKISQKDYFSLQAFFANTAFDEKIPAAKGEQEIAYQKTLAKYETAAKDILDKQKAIIEQIREKASFYYKERYNPDARASIFKPKSEWNALDRWVNYRADIVTDQPALANYLRDIANDLQSPDHTPEAVAKWAEYQKLTEELKKFEKLKPTRGADTFTAATELGHSDAPPTYIYFGGNHERPLDEVQPAFPEAFANGETPAITPTATSSGRRTALANWLTSPSNPLTARVFVNRVWNEYFGKGIVGTVSDFGKAGDKPSNPELLDYLASSFVDGGWSIKKLHREILLSSAYRQSSAHREDVAAADPENKLLAVFPRKRLDAEQIRDSFLQASGRLEGAIGGPAVYPPLPANLNVGPAWEASNDPHEINRRSLYIFARRSVPYPLLETFDLNNPQQAHSKRDVTTTPLQALTLVNNDLVFQWSQALAGRVIREAGADEGARIERLYQILFSRSPDAYEKSLLQAFLDEHEKLIGSKPSDGKFSIAVPTGKDVSIANPIRASAFVDLVHTVANSNEFIYRF
- a CDS encoding DUF1501 domain-containing protein, whose translation is MSKTRREWLFNAGYGLGGVALNGFMPGGGVFSVPLAQAAATFVDPLSKKEPHFAPKVKSVIWLHMDGAPSTLDLYDYKPELVRLAGQEVPESFLKGLQVTTSGGAGKLFASKRTWKQYGQSGAWFSDLLPNLAQHADKITFVKSSVTVGATHDISILKLNTGDVTPGRPSLGAWITYALGSANPDLPPYVVLYSGKREPRGGSVNWSSGFLPAVYQGTAFRPGASPILNLDKPELIAAAQQRDNLDLLQKLNEHKSGALPSDTELQARTRSYELAYRMESSAPEAVDLSKETAATKALYGLDNDATKDYGTALLRARRLVERGVRFIQVVSGPVDGIADDNKNWDAHRKLEENHGANTRAIDKPIAGLLADLAARGLLDETLIVWTSEFGRTSYGQSGDGRDHNPWGYTQWLAGGGLKHGLTYGATDEIGLKTVENPVDTYDLHATVLQLLGLDHLKTVYLRAGRAERPTVVYGKVVGDILA